DNA from Geobacter sulfurreducens PCA:
TCATTGCATCTGGCGCGCAAGCGCTTGTATCTGTCATCGACGTAAAGCAGGTCGTTGATCGGCTTAAGCGCTTCTGAGGTTCTAACATATTGGGACATCACCCGGAACTCTGGGAGGCTCTCCTTTCCCTGGAGCCAGTTGTGTATTTTCTCGACGACAAAGTTCTCGATGCTGAAGTTGTTCCGCAGGTACAGGTTGGAATAGACGTTGATTACCGCAGAATCGTAATACTTCCGAAGCAGCGCGTATGCGTCATTGATGCGCCCCGCGAGAAGAATAGTCTTGATCGATTCAACGGTACCCTGCATTGAGGAGTAGACGTAGGTGTCAATGTTGCAGATGGACTTTGTACCCATCGTTGTGAACAAAAACACAGACATGGCCAATTGCTCATAGAACTCCGCGTATCGCTCAAGTTCGATAAATACTCGATGCTCCGTATATGCCTTGTCTGTTACCTGCACGGCTATGCTCCTCTATGTATCAAGGCCCAACTCTTATAAGGCCCCAGTCAGTCAATAGGCAAAATGGTGCCCAACCGATTTTGAGTCGTTTTCTTTGACGAATCTATCTCGACATCTTATCCGTTCTGACTTGATTTCCAATACTGGGTCAGGAAAGAATCCTGCACCAAACTCTTATCAAAGCTCAATTCGCTGCGGTTGTTGCTGCTACAGCGATTGCGAAGGCATTCCTTGCGCGGCTTAGAAACTATCCCGTTCCCTCGGCCGTCCCATTCATGAAGCGTGCTCATCGCTGGTGCGAGGCACAGTTGATCCCGGTTTCCGGCGAGGGGCAGAACATTCAAAAGCTGAAAAGAATAGATTCAGTTATGTAAGGAGCGGGACAGGGCTCCAATCTCGTTAACTTGCTCCCTGAGCATCATCAAATCGACCGGTACGTGTTCTCAGCCGCACCTCGTTGTCTTTCACGGTCGTGGTCATGCTTGCTCGTGTGGCTCCAGTTGTGCACTAAGCTGCCTCTGTCCCCTCCAGCTTTACGCCGTTGCCAAAAACTTTTCCCGGTCGAACGGCACATTGTTTTTCAGCATGTAGAAAATCGCTCGTGCCAGTTTGTGGGCAAGGATCGAAATCGCTTTCCCTTTGCCATGAATCTTGACCAGTTTCTCCATCAGGATTTTTGCCTGGGGATTGTGGCGCACGAAGAACACAGCGGCCTCAGAGAAGGCCCATTTCAAATGGACGTTGCCTATCTTGGAACCGCCGACCCCCTTTTTCTTTCCCGCTGATTCGTGGGCACATTTCACCAGCCTGCAGTAGGAAGAGAAGTCTTGCACGGTCGGGAAACGATTTATGTCATGGATCTCGTAGAGCATTACCAGGCCCAGCACCTTTCCCACGCCGTTGATTGAGCGCAGAAGTTTGAGGGCATGCAGGTTGTGTTGCCGGGCCGTTTTTTCTATGTCCGGTTCGAGGACATTGATGACATCGTCAAAGGCGTCGATCATGGCAACGTCAATTTCGATAATTTTCCTCACTTCCGGATCGTGGAAGAGCTGAGCTACTTCATGGCGGTTCTCTTCGACTCCGAGATCAATGCCAAGAGGAGCCAGATTATATTGGGTTACCGTGTTCTGGATGTGTGCCATAAGCTCAGCACGTTTTCTGACGAAAAAGTTCCGGCGGCGCAGGAGGTCCCGTGTTGCCCGCATTTCCGGCGGGTAGACGTAGGCTAAGGGAAACATGCCGCCGCGGAGCAGCACAGCAATCTTGTGGGCGTCAATCTTGTCGCTCTTTGCTTTGCCACCGTGGACTGCCTTCATGTAAAGGGCGTGACCGAGCACAAACTCGATCTTTTCATTACGGCAAAGGTCTGCCAGCCAATACCATGCGAACATGCATTCCACGCCGACAACCAAGTCCTCCCGGTAGGGTGCCACGAGGCGAAGGAAGCTCTCAGGATTGCAGTTGATTTCGCGATGAACCAGCACGGTCCCTTCCGAGTCGAGAATGCAGACGTACTTTTTTCGGGCATGAAGATCAATTCCGCAGTAGTACTTGTGAGTCTTAGTGTAAAATCTCATGTGTAAGGCCTCCTTTGGAGAATGGGTTTCGCCAAAGTCCAGCATACGCTAATCCGTATGCCCAGAGGGGGCCTTACACAGTATCCCATTATTGAGCAGTTAGTGTGATGCATATCCAATGGCCCCTGGGGGGCGGGCCAAGCTAACAACCTGGAACTACATAATAATAGCCCTCAAAGAACGTATTTTCAGGCCTTAGGGCCTCATTTTCGTCGGCCAAATTGGCATTGTAAGGCTCCGCCTTCTCGAATCAATCCCCCTCACACATCACTAACACCCTTTCATAGATCAATTACCATCCCCGTTCAATCAGGAAAACCCCTATACTCCGCGGTTGTGAGCCTCGTTTCAGGAGATTATGTAACCAGAGCCGTTTCGATGACCTTGATGGATGCAGGCTGCGTAAGGAGCGCGGTCTCCACGGGGTCAAAACTAGATGTTTTCGCAAAAATGCAAAAATAACTGGATTTTTTTTTGGTGTTTACATACTATCCTCCGTGACTCCGCACAGATGGAAGAGGCCCCATGCGCCGGTATCTTTTCAGCTTCATGACCAATCTAAAGCTCCGCTGGAAGATGCTGGTACTGGTGATGCCGCTGGTGATCATTCCCATTTTCGTGGTGGGCGGGGTGATCGGCTACATCTCCACCAAGCAGGCCTACCGGGGGATCACCCAGACCTCCCGGGACGACCTGGAGCACATGGCCAGCTTCACCATCGATCTCCTCAATTCCCACTACCAGCAGTTCCAGGTCTACAAGCAGGACAAGATGCGGACCGTGCACCTGGAACTGGCCACCCTCACCAATCTTTCCTACAACCTGGTCGAGGCCCAGGACCGCCAGTACCGGGCCGGCAAGGTGGACCTGCGCACCGCCAAGGAGGAGGCCCGCAAGGCCCTCAAGCGGGTCAGCGTCGGCATGACCGGCTATATCTACGCCATGACCACCAAGGGGCTGCTGGAAGTCCACGTGGCGCGGGAAGGGGAGAACGTCTACGACGAGAAGGACGAGAACGGTCGCCCCTTTATCCGGATCATGTGCGAGAACGCGCTCAAGGCCAAGCCGGGGGAGGTGCTCTATATCGTCTACCCCTGGCGCAACGAGGTGCTGGGAGACAAGTATCCCCGCAAAAAGGTGGTGGCTTACCGGTACTTCCCCCAGTGGGACTGGATCATCGCGTCGGGCGGCTATCTGGAGGAGACCTATGAGGACGTGGCCTTCGAGCGCCGCTCCTTTGCCGAGCTGAAGGAGAAGATCCGCAGCAAGAAGGTGGGGGAGACCGGCTACATCTTCTGCATGGACGATACGGGGACCTTTACCATCCACCCCTCGGGCGAGGGGCAGAATTTCCTCAATGCGGTCGACTCCAGCGGCAACAAGTTCATCAAGGAGATGGTGGAGAAGAAGCGCGGGTGGATTCGCTACCCCTGGCGCAACAAGGGAGACGCGTCGCCGCGGATGAAGCTCGTGCGCTACGACTACTTCAAGCCTTGGGGATGGATCGTGGCGGTCGGGTCCTATGAGGACGAGTTCTACCGGGAGGCCAACAAGATCCGGGGGCGCATCGTCACCACCATGACGCTGCTGACCATCCTCACCGGCCTCGTGGCAACGGGGCTGGTTTTTCTCGCCGCCAAGGTGTTCACCGACCCCATCAACTACATGATCGACGTGATCAGGAAGGTAAAGAAGGGGCGTCTGGACGAGCAGATGGAGGTTGACACCGGCGATGAGCTGGGCGAGCTTGCCGGCGCCTTCAACCGGATGACCACCATCATCCGCCAGAACAAGGAGATGGAGGCGAGCCTGGCTCAGCAGGGGAAGATGGCATCGCTCGGCGTCCTCTCTTCGGGCGTTGCCCATGAGATCAACAACCCCCTGGGGGTGATCCTCGGCTATGCCTCGTACCTGGAGTCGAAGATCACCGAAGAGGACCCGACCTACAAATATATCCACGAGATCAAGCGCGAGAGCAAGCGGTGCAAGAAGATCGTCCAGGATCTCCTCTCCTACGCCCGGACCCCCAAGCCCGCCCTGGAGCCCACCGACATCAACGACCTCCTGGGTCAGATCGTGGGGTTTGCCGCCAACCACACCGACATGCACCACGTGACCGTGGTCCGGGAGTTCGCGCCCGACTTGCCGCCGGTCATGGCCGACGGCGACCAGATCCGCCAGGTGGCCATCAACCTGATCCTCAATGCCGGCTCCGCCATGACCGCCGGCGGCGTCCTTACCGTCCGGACGTTCCTGGACCAGGAGCAGTACGTGAACATCGTGTTCAGCGACACCGGCTGCGGCATCCCCCGCGAGGATCAGGAGCGGATATTCGAGCCGTTCTTCACCACCAAGACCAAGGGGACCGGCCTGGGGCTCGCCATTACGCGCCAGATCGTGGAGATGCACCACGGCCGCATCGCCATCGACAGCGAGGTGGGGCGCGGCACCGACGTTACCGTGCGCCTGCCCCTGGAGCCGGAAGAGCTGTAGCGTTAATATCAGTTGAGAGGTGCCGATCGTGTCAGATAAAAAGCGCATCATGCTTATCGATAACGAAGAAGGGCTCTGCCGCATGATGGAGGCGGTGCTCGCCGACAGCGGCTATGCCGTGAAGGGGTATACCCGCTCCTTCGAGGCGGTGGAGGAGTTCAAGGCCGGCGATTGGGATCTGGTGGTGAGCGACATCAAGATGCCCGGCATGGACGGTCTTGAGGTGCTCCAGCGGATCAAGGCCAAGGATCCCCTTGTCCCGGTCATCATGATCACCGCCTACGCCACGGTGGAGACCTCGATCCAGGCGCTCCGGCGCGGGGCCTACGACATGGTCACCAAGCCCTTCGAGCCCGAGGAGCTCCTCTACCGGGTCAAGAACGCCCTCAAGCACACCCAGCTTCTGGAAGAGAACCGGGAACTGCGGGAAGAGCTGGTGGGCAAGTTCCGCTTCGACAACATCATCGGCGCATCCACCGGCCTCAAGGATGTGCTGGACAAGGTTGAGAAGATCGCTATCCGCGACACGTCGGTCCTGATCACCGGCGAGTCCGGGACCGGCAAGGAGCTCATCGCCCAGGCCATCCATTACAACTCGCTGCGCAAGGAAAAGAAGTTCGTGGCCATCAACTGCGGGGCGCTGCCCGAATCGCTGCTGGAGAGCGAGTTGTTCGGCTACCGCAAGGGGGCCTTTACCGGCGCCAAGGAGAACCGCCAGGGGCTCCTGGAGGCGGCCGACGGCGGCACGCTCTTTCTGGACGAGGCGGGCAACCTCCCCATGAACGTGCAGAAGACGCTGCTCCGCTTTCTCCAGGAACAGGAGTTTCTGCGCATCGGCGACACCACCCCCACCAAGGTCGACGTGCGGATCATCTCCGCCACCAATGCCGAGCTGAAGGAGGCGGTCAAGAGCGGTGCCTTCCGCGAGGATCTTTACTACCGGCTCAACGTGCTGAATCTTCACCTGCCCCCCCTGCGGGAGCGGCGGGCCGACATCCCGCTGCTGGCGGCCCACTTCATCACGCTGCAGAACAAGAAATTCGGCACCGCCATCAAGGGGCTCGCCCCCGACGCGTTGGAGGCGGTCATGGAGTTCTCCTGGCCGGGGAATATCCGCCAGCTCAAGAACGTGATCGAAGCCTGCACCGCCATGGAAAACGGTGATTATCTCTCGCTGGCCGTGCTTTCGCAGTTCATCGAGATATCTCACCATGTGCCCGGGGAAGAAGGGGACACGGCCGGCGATGTGGATGAGAGCGACTATTCCCAGGCCCTGTCGCGGTTCGAGGTCGACTACCTGAAGGGGCTCCTGCGCAAGAATCGCGGCAACGTGGAGGCTGCGGCCCGCGATGCGGGGATGAACATGGCCACCATCTACCGCAAGCTCAAGAAGTACAATATCCGCCGCGAAGACTACGCCTGACGGTTTCAGGGGCCCCTCTCGGGGCCGTCCTCTCTTGTGCCGGATTACCCATGGCGTTCCACCTCCTCTCACGGTCGAAGCGGGTTCGCATTTCTGCAAAAGTTCCCCTCTCGACCGTTGCAGCCCTGCAATCCCTTACCTTGTTCGTTGTAACATGTTGAAATGATGGGTGGTTGTCGGACCAGCCCCCTGCATGAGGCAAACCCGTGCCGTCCCCGTAGCCTCTCCGGCGCTCCCGGTACCCTCGCACGACTGCAAAAACGACGTTCTAGCCTGTTCCTCCCAAATACTCCCCATGGTTCCCGTTGTCATGGTTAACATGCTGAAAATACACAATTAAAAAAACAATAAAAGCCTATTCACGTAATTGGTATACAGGTTGCTCTAGGGATAGACAGTTACTCCTTCATTGCATGGGACAGGGTCGGGGATGGTGACGACCAGATGATCCGACTCTCATCCCATGCGCGTCAATCGGACCGGACACGGTTTAAGAGATAGAGGTATCCATGAAGGACGGAATAGTCTGCCCCTTCTACGGTAAGAGCGATGACATCTGCGATGTGGGATGCGGGTATATCTCGCCCCACGACGTCAACATGATCATCAAGTTCTGCAGCTGCCGGTACCGCGAGTGCATGAAGTACCAGGAACTGGCCGAGCGGTTTCCCCACGACATCCTCACACCCGTCAAGTGTTGACCATACAAGGAGGAAGACACCATGCTGTACAACATGAGCCTGCATCTTCACGGACCGTACATTCTCTATGCCCTCACATTCGTTGCAGCGTTAACGGTTATATCGTTCGTAAAGGAGAAGAGAGATGAGCGAAAAAGAGCTTGAACTGCTGGCAAGGATCGAGGAGCTCGAGCGGCACACCTGGCGCAACAGTGCCATCCTTCGGGCGGTCGCCATGGTTGCGGGTACGGCCATGATCGGCATCATCGTCGCCTCCGGCGTGGTCGGCGGCGGTCACGGCAGCCACTGGACCGGCCCCGCATGGAACACCATGTGGCTCTACGGCCTGTTCGCGGCCAACGCGGTGTCCATGTTCTGGACCACCCACAAGGATTAGGAGGAACACGCCATGCCAATGAGTATCAAGAACGCAATTCTGCTCCTCGTGGTGGTGACCCTCTGCGCCGCCTTCAGCATGAGGATCTTCCAGGGACTCGACGAGATGATGGGCGATCAGTACTGGGTGGTGGACGTCTCCCAGGGTGATCACGGCTGGTACGGCATGGGGCTGCTGCCCCACGTGGTGAAGATGCCCAAGGACATCGTCAAGGCCCTCAACACCGATGCCGACCCGACCAACAACGTGGAGATCTATGCCCAGGCGGGCGATTTCGCCGGCGATTCGGTCTACGGCATCTGCTTCGGGATTCCGCTCATCATGTTCCTGATCTGGTTCGCCTTCATCATAGGCTTCCCGGACCGGGTGGACCCCTATCTGTTGCCACGCAAGATCTTCACCATTGCGGTGATCATCACCTGCTCGGTGGTAGTCAACCTGTTCCTGATGAGAATCACCGCCGACTTCGCCACCGACCCCATGGCGCGCATCGCCAACGTGGCGGGCAATCACGCTTCGCTTCTGTTCCACAACGCCGGCATCTGGTTCGCCATTCTCTTCTCGGCCCTGGGGACCCACAGCCACTCCATGCACGAAGTGGCAGCCCCTGACAGCCGCCAGTGGCAGACCCAGGCCAATGAGAAGTTCTCCTGGATGTTCATCCTGCTCGGCGCCGTGACCGTGCTGGAAGTGTCGCTGGTCAACAACAAGCTTGCCCTCCCCGACGCGGCGGTTGACTACTCGGTCTGGATCATCTGGGTGGTGATCTTCATGCGGATGTTCGGCTTCTCGCCCCGCTACTGGATCAAGCGCGGCCGCGGCATCTCCATCATGGTGGTCGGCACGGCGCTGACCCTGGGTGCGTTCTACCTGCTGGAGCGTTCCACCGGCACCCTGGGCGCCGGCTTCGCCTCGCCGGTTCTGGCCAAGGCCCTCGGCGTCGAAAACCAGAACATCGGCCTCTCGCTCATGATCTCCATCTACCTCATCTTCTGGATGGAGTTCGCCGCGGCGATCCGCATGAACGGCCCGGTGAAGAAGCCTGTGGAGCAGAAGATTCCGTAGGCAGTCTCACCAAAGCGTACGTTAAAGGCGACGGTAAAACCGTCGCCTTTTTTTATGGCGTCCACTCTAGACCTGATGCCGATAAGCCGATATAACTACATTAGTAGGCTCCATGTTCGCTGCAGGTACGAAAAGGGAGAAAATCATGAACGGCTGGGAGGTTTTCAAGGTATTGTTGTCGGTGGCGATGGTGATGGCAGTGGCGCTGCCGGAACCCGCGCGGGCCGTTCCAGCCGCTGTCGCCGCCTCTGTGGACAGCACGGCGACCATTCTGTCAGCCGGCTTTGAGTCTCTGGTCCAGGATCCGCCTGCCGGCTGGAGCCTGGTGGACAATGCCGGCACCGGAGCCCTGTGGCGCTTCGACGATCCGGCAAAGAGGGGCAACAACACCGGGGGGACCGGCGGTTTTGCCATTGCAGATAGCGACTATGCCGGCGCCGTCAACATGGATACGGAGCTTCGGACCCCGCTCCTGGATCTGAGCGGATATGAAACGGTCACGCTGAGGTTCGAGACCTTGTTCGAACATGAAGCCGGCGAGACTGCTGCCGTGGAGTTGAGCACGAACGGCGGCGCCGGACCCTGGCAGCCTCTCTGGAGCAGGAGCGGAGGCAACTATGGTCCCGCCACGGAAGAACTGGACCTCACCTCCCTTGCGGCCGGCAAGCCAAACATCATGATCCGCTTTCACTACTACGGTGCCAACTACGCCTGGTACTGGAAAGTGGATGATGTGGCACTGACCGGCATCCCCCGCGCACAGCATCAGCTCGCCGTGACCGTCAACGGCAGTGGTACGGTAGCAAGCTCTCCTGCGGGGATTTCCTGCCCGGCGACCACCTGCAGCGCGTTGTTCTATGACGGCCTCCCGGTGACGCTGACGGCAACGCCCGCTGCGGATTACGTTTTTTCCAGCTGGTCGGGAGCCTGCACCGGCACCGGCCCCTGCGTGGTCACCCTGGGGGGCGCTGCGGCCGTGACGGCTACCTTTGTGCCGAGCACCCGCAATCTGAACGTGACGGTTTCCGGCGCCGGACAGGGGACCGTCACCAGTGTTCCGGCCGGAATCG
Protein-coding regions in this window:
- a CDS encoding sigma-54-dependent transcriptional regulator, which gives rise to MSDKKRIMLIDNEEGLCRMMEAVLADSGYAVKGYTRSFEAVEEFKAGDWDLVVSDIKMPGMDGLEVLQRIKAKDPLVPVIMITAYATVETSIQALRRGAYDMVTKPFEPEELLYRVKNALKHTQLLEENRELREELVGKFRFDNIIGASTGLKDVLDKVEKIAIRDTSVLITGESGTGKELIAQAIHYNSLRKEKKFVAINCGALPESLLESELFGYRKGAFTGAKENRQGLLEAADGGTLFLDEAGNLPMNVQKTLLRFLQEQEFLRIGDTTPTKVDVRIISATNAELKEAVKSGAFREDLYYRLNVLNLHLPPLRERRADIPLLAAHFITLQNKKFGTAIKGLAPDALEAVMEFSWPGNIRQLKNVIEACTAMENGDYLSLAVLSQFIEISHHVPGEEGDTAGDVDESDYSQALSRFEVDYLKGLLRKNRGNVEAAARDAGMNMATIYRKLKKYNIRREDYA
- a CDS encoding InlB B-repeat-containing protein; this translates as MNGWEVFKVLLSVAMVMAVALPEPARAVPAAVAASVDSTATILSAGFESLVQDPPAGWSLVDNAGTGALWRFDDPAKRGNNTGGTGGFAIADSDYAGAVNMDTELRTPLLDLSGYETVTLRFETLFEHEAGETAAVELSTNGGAGPWQPLWSRSGGNYGPATEELDLTSLAAGKPNIMIRFHYYGANYAWYWKVDDVALTGIPRAQHQLAVTVNGSGTVASSPAGISCPATTCSALFYDGLPVTLTATPAADYVFSSWSGACTGTGPCVVTLGGAAAVTATFVPSTRNLNVTVSGAGQGTVTSVPAGIACSAGSCNGAFDTGSQVELIATPSTGSVFAGWSGDCTGTGACTPTMTADRNVGAAFDPALTVELTIGTATTLHTTLTAAMAAIANGSAAAIKARAMEFPESLAISGGKSIVFYGGYAEGFGSVAGYSVLRGTVTVGVGTLTASNLAVR
- a CDS encoding sensor histidine kinase — its product is MRRYLFSFMTNLKLRWKMLVLVMPLVIIPIFVVGGVIGYISTKQAYRGITQTSRDDLEHMASFTIDLLNSHYQQFQVYKQDKMRTVHLELATLTNLSYNLVEAQDRQYRAGKVDLRTAKEEARKALKRVSVGMTGYIYAMTTKGLLEVHVAREGENVYDEKDENGRPFIRIMCENALKAKPGEVLYIVYPWRNEVLGDKYPRKKVVAYRYFPQWDWIIASGGYLEETYEDVAFERRSFAELKEKIRSKKVGETGYIFCMDDTGTFTIHPSGEGQNFLNAVDSSGNKFIKEMVEKKRGWIRYPWRNKGDASPRMKLVRYDYFKPWGWIVAVGSYEDEFYREANKIRGRIVTTMTLLTILTGLVATGLVFLAAKVFTDPINYMIDVIRKVKKGRLDEQMEVDTGDELGELAGAFNRMTTIIRQNKEMEASLAQQGKMASLGVLSSGVAHEINNPLGVILGYASYLESKITEEDPTYKYIHEIKRESKRCKKIVQDLLSYARTPKPALEPTDINDLLGQIVGFAANHTDMHHVTVVREFAPDLPPVMADGDQIRQVAINLILNAGSAMTAGGVLTVRTFLDQEQYVNIVFSDTGCGIPREDQERIFEPFFTTKTKGTGLGLAITRQIVEMHHGRIAIDSEVGRGTDVTVRLPLEPEEL
- a CDS encoding IS110-like element ISGsu4 family transposase, with the translated sequence MRFYTKTHKYYCGIDLHARKKYVCILDSEGTVLVHREINCNPESFLRLVAPYREDLVVGVECMFAWYWLADLCRNEKIEFVLGHALYMKAVHGGKAKSDKIDAHKIAVLLRGGMFPLAYVYPPEMRATRDLLRRRNFFVRKRAELMAHIQNTVTQYNLAPLGIDLGVEENRHEVAQLFHDPEVRKIIEIDVAMIDAFDDVINVLEPDIEKTARQHNLHALKLLRSINGVGKVLGLVMLYEIHDINRFPTVQDFSSYCRLVKCAHESAGKKKGVGGSKIGNVHLKWAFSEAAVFFVRHNPQAKILMEKLVKIHGKGKAISILAHKLARAIFYMLKNNVPFDREKFLATA